A stretch of the Pan paniscus chromosome 2, NHGRI_mPanPan1-v2.0_pri, whole genome shotgun sequence genome encodes the following:
- the LOC100993446 gene encoding histone H1.8 — MLCPIPHLQPQSAAWSTPSPIRADWSGGGGLLVYKPSGQAQQPHTRVRGLLAAPVGLMAPGSVTSDISPSSTSTAGSSRSPESEKPGPSHGGVPPGGPSHSSLPVGRRHPPVLRMVLEALQAGEQRRGTSVAAIKLYILHKYPTVDVLRFKYLLKQALATGMRRGLLARPLNSKARGATGSFKLVPKHKKKIQPRKMAPATAPRRAGEAKGKGPKKPSEAKEDPPNVGKVKKAAKRPAKVQKAPPKPGAATEKARKQGGAAKDTRAQSGEARKVPPKPDKAMRAPSSAGGLSRKAKAKGSRSSQGDAEAYRKTKAESKSSKPTASKVKNGAASPTKKKVVAKAKAPKAGQGPNTKAAAPVKGSGSKVVPAHLSRKTEAPKGPRKAGLPIKASSSKVSSQKAEA, encoded by the exons ATGCTGTGCCCCATTCCacacctccagccccagtcagCAGCTTGGAGCACTCCCAGCCCAATCAGGGCTGATTGGAGTGGTGGGGGTGGGCTGCTGGTATATAAGCCTAGTGGGCAGGCCCAGCAGCCTCACACCCGGGTGAGGGGTCTGCTGGCTGCACCTGTCGGTCTCATGGCTCCTGGGAGTGTCACCAGCGACATCTCACCCTCCTCGACTTCCACAGCAGGATCATCCAGGTCTCCTGAATCTGAAAAGCCAG GCCCGAGCCACGGCGGTGTCCCACCGGGAGGCCCGAGCCACAGCAGCCTCCCGGTGGGACGCCGCCACCCCCCGGTGCTGCGCATGGTGCTGGAGGCGCTGCAGGCTGGGGAGCAGCGCCGGGGCACGTCGGTGGCGGCTATCAAGCTCTACATCCTGCACAAGTACCCAACAGTGGACGTCCTTCGCTTCAAGTACCTGCTGAAGCAGGCGCTGGCCACTGGCATGCGCCGTGGCCTCCTCGCCAGGCCCCTCAACTCCAAAGCCAGGGGGGCCACTGGCAGCTTCAAA TTAGTTCCCAAGCACAAGAAGAAAATCCAGCCCAGGAAGATGGCCCCCGCGACGGCTCCCAGGAGAGCGGGCGAGGCCAAGGGGAAGGGCCCCAAGAAACCAAGTGAGGCCAAGGAGGACCCTCCCAACGTGGGCAAGGTGAAAAAGGCAGCCAAGAGGCCAGCAAAGGTGCAGAAGGCTCCTCCCAAGCCAGGCGCAGCCACAGAGAAGGCTCGCAAGCAAGGCGGCGCGGCCAAGGACACCAGGGCACAGTCGGGAGAGGCTAGGAAGGTGCCCCCCAAGCCAGACAAGGCCATGCGGGCACCTTCCAGTGCCGGTGGGCTCAGCAGGAAGGCAAAGGCCAAAGGCAGCAGGAGCAGCCAAG GAGATGCTGAGGCCTACAGGAAAACCAAAGCTGAGAGTAAGAGTTCAAAACCCACGGCCAGCAAG GTCAAGAATGGTGCTGCTTCCCCGACCAAAAAGAAGGTGGTGGCCAAGGCCAAGGCCCCTAAAGCTGGGCAGGGGCCAAACACCAAGGCTGCTGCTCCTGTTAAGGGCAGTGGGTCCAAGGTGGTACCTGCACATTTGTCCAGGAAGACAGAGGCCCCCAAGGGCCCAAGAAAGGCTGGGCTGCCCATCAAGGCCTCATCATCCAAAGTGTCCAGCCAGAAGGCTGAAGCTTAG